TACCAGAAGCAGACCCTGGGGCCTGTTGAGGCACCGTTTCAGCATTTCAAAGGTTTTTACCTCAAATCCCAGCTGAGTCAGATCAACATTCAGGGAACCTTTGTCAAGAATACGCAATACGACGGATTCGCCGAAAAGAGTTGGAAGAGAGGAAACTCGAAAATCAACAGAACGATTACGCCCCATTCTCATTTTGATACGCCCATCCTGGGGAACGCGCCGCTCGGTAATGTCAAGCCCAGCGAGGATTTTCATCCTGGCAACCAGTGCATTTTTGATGGTCAACGGCAGGTTCATGGTTTTAAAAAGAGATCCGTCTTTCCTGTACCTGACCTGCATGTTCTTTTCATACGGTTCTATATGGATATCAGAAACCCCTTCCTGGACGGCCTTTACGAGTATACCATTTACAAGTTTGATAATAGGTGCATCAGAAGCAGCGTACTGATCGGCGATATCCTCTTCCTCATCACCCTCAATCTCAAAATCATCAGCGGCTTCGGCAACAATGGACCCGAAATCATCCACCTGGGTAATATCCAGATCTTCCTCCGCCTCCTCCTGCTCCCCGAAAAAGGATCTGGCCTCCTCATCATCGATTCCATAATATTTCCGGAAGGCTTCAACAATATCCTCTTCTGTGGAAACACAGACGGAAAGCTCCTTGTGAATCAGATCCTGCAATTCTTCCACTGCCGTCACATCGGACGGTTCAGCCATTGTTATCTGTAGAGTATTACCGGCAATTCTCAGGGGGAATGCCATATACTCCTTTGCCTTTTCATAGGGAAGGAGGTTTACAGCATCTTTGGATGGTGGTTCCTTTTTAATGACGACAGCCGGGTAATTGTGCTGCCTGCTTAAAAATGTAAAAACAGTATCATTATCGATGTACTCAAGCTGCCTGAGAATGGCACCCAGCCGACCTCCGTTTTTCTGCAGATGTTTTTTAGCTGTTTCCAGCTGACTGGGGGTGATATAGCCGGCCTTACTGAGAAGTTCACCTATTTTCAATTTCCCTGCTCCGGACTGATCCTTCACAGTCCTGCGCATTGATGATTTTCTCATTACCTTGGTTCGTTGCAAAGCCATAGCGTTTTACCTGAAAAATTCAATTAACACCCCACAAAGGGGTATAAGTGCCTTGAAAATAAACCTAATCATCTAATTTCAAAAAACCTTCCCTGATTTCTTGTTTTTTATGACAGAAATTCAGGAGTAAGGCACTCAATCCAACTCACTGTCTCTGATATACAGGAAGTTTCCCCAAACAACTGAATCCAGAGCAGTTTCATAATAAAGTTCTTTTGTTTCTCTGCTGAAGATATAACCCGAATTCCTCATGACCACCGTGCTAATATTTATATGATTTTATACATTCACAACTGTCAGCCAGGTAAGCACAGACTCCAAAACATATTTTCTTTACATCGCCTGAACTGAGAAGAATTGCGAGCTGAAGTATCAACACCTTAATACAATATCATCTGGACCCATGAATTACCAGTCTTGCCGAATAGATATCGTCACAATTATATCGGATAATCTAAAAATGAATAAGAGTTATTTCCAGATTTGTATATTTTTTATGCTTATTTTTCAACATATTGAGAGAGAATAATAGAAATTCCGTATTGTTTCCTGAAACAAAAAAATCTTCTCCTTTCACAGACAGTTGAAAGAGAGAAGATTTTCGTAAGTGATCTGTTTTTGTGTGGATAAAAACCCAGAGGTACAAATCCTGTGACCGGTTACAGATTTTCAGGTTCCCGGAAAATTACTGCAAGTTTACCCTCATATCATAGGATATCTCCTGGAAAATTCTTCTGCCAGAGGAACAATTATTTCTCGCATGGACGGCTCTGCTGCCTGGGATGTTCGCAATTTGAAAATATGCTGCCATTCAACCAGATTACAGTATACTATGATTTCAGTCTTACAGGAGTTCGGCAGAACAGTTCTGGCGGCCTGGGGTGAAGAAGTTTCAAGCAGTTTTAAATATTTCTCTTCCGTCAGTTCCATTGCTTCTTTCCAGACCTCGTACTCTTTGCTTCCCTCTTTATAAAACATCGGTTTTATAAAGGTCACCTGACCATCGAATTTATCCTGGCTGTATCGGCAGTACCTCTGACTTTCCTGAAGAAAGGAACAGGGTCGATGGCGAACCAGTTCATGAGTTACTGCCCTGTTGACGATAAATTTCACACCGACATACCGGTGTCGCATAAGAAGATCATCAGCAAGCTCATCGACCTGTGCCAGGCTCATTTTTTCAATCTTCAGTGGGGAATCACTATCAACAGCTGCATCAGCATCATATACGTCTTCAAAAAGAAATGGTTCTTTTGCAGCCAGCAGAGAAACCATTCCAGCTATCAGCCTGTTCTCCGGATAGTTGACATAGAGTTCCCTGAAACTTCGAATTGAGCCTGTGACAAGCAGACCACCCTCTGTCCTGTCAACGACAAGGTATTTGGGTTGACAGGCAAAAAAATCTGCTACAAGATCGTCACCGCAGAAGAGTTTCAGGGTCACCACTGCAGTTTCAAGTACGGAATTATGACCATGTTTTGCAATTTTTGTTACAAAAGGAACAGCTGAATCCTCCGTAATAAGATCTTCACTTTTGTAACAAATACGACCACATGCTTCCAATCTGACAGCCAGTGAACTTCTGTCAAGATCATCCTGAATCTCAAAATAAGGCTCAATTATTTTCATTTTCAGTTCCCTTTCCAAAATGGAGACATTTTTCTTAACGACTCTATTATAGCGGGCATTTTTTCCACTATATAATCAACTTCCTCGTCAGTATTATAGATGCTGAGAGAAAAGCGTATTGAACCATGAGCAGCTGTAAAAGGGACTCCCATTGCCCGAAGCACATGTGACGGTTCCAGGGAACCGGAAGTGCAGGCAGAACCGGAGGAGGCACAGATATTATAGCGATTCATATGGAGAAGAATTGCCTCTCCCTCCACATATTCAAAACTGATATTGGTTGTATTTGGCAGTCTTGCCGTCTTATGACCGTTCAGACGTGAGTTCGGGATTCTGCTGAGCAGCTCTTTTTCCAACCTGTCCCTCAGCTTTTTCACCTTGGTGTTTTCCTCGTCCATTTTTTCAGCAGCCAGTTCGCAGGCTCTGCCAAGACCAACAATGGAAGCTACATTCTCTGTTCCACCGCGCCGACCGCTTTCCTGGTGACCGCCGGTGAGAAAAGGGACAAAAAGTGTCCCACGTTTCACATAGAGAACACCAATACCTTTCGGGGCATGGAGTTTATGCCCTGACAGAGAGAGAAAGTCTATATCAAGTTCTTTCAGGTTAATCGGTATCTTACCCACTGCCTGCACAGCATCAGTATGAAAGAGAATGCCTCTGGCCCTGGCCATCGTGGCCATTTTTTCAACAGGATAAATATTACCGGTTTCATTATTAGCCCACATCACTGACACAATTGCTGTATCATCAGTCAATGCAGCCTCATATTCGGCCATATCAACCATTCCCTCTTCATCAACCTTCAGGCGGGTCACCTTGTATTTATGGCCTGTCAGTGTCTCAAGGTTTTCACACAGGCTCTTGACAGCCGGGTGCTCGACCCTGGTTGTCACCACATGTCTTTTTTCCGGGAATGTCCTCAATGCCGAAAGAATTGCCGTGGAATCACTTTCCGTTCCACAACTGGTGAACGTGATCTCTTCCGGCTGTGCTCCCAGCAGATCGGCAATCTTACTCCGGGCCTCTACAACAGCCTGTCCCACCTGACCACCAAAGGTATGCATGCTGGACGGGTTACCGTACAACTCCTTCAGATACGGTAACATGGCATCAACAACTTCCGGAGCAACCTTGGTTGTTGCATTATTATCCATATAGACAATTTTATCATTCGTCTCTGCCATTACTCTTCTTCCTCCACAATGAGAGTGTCCAGTACCAGCTCCCTCAGTTTCTTTTCAACATATTCCTTGATAGTTGTCTGCGACTTTTTGCAGCTCTTGCATGCTCCCCGTAATGATACAGTTACAAAGTCACCATCCACATCAATCAACTCAAGATCTCCTCCGTCCTTTCTGAGACCCGGCTTGATTTCCCGTTCGAGAACCTCTTCTATTTTTTTGATCTTCTGTAATGCCGTCATTTTCCTGGTTTTGGTCCCGGTGGCAGCGGCCTCCACTTTCTCACCTACGGTTTTTCGCAGAATTTCTCTTAACTTATCCTCACACTTGCCACAACCACCTCCGGCTTTTGTGAAATTTGTAATTTCTTCCACAGAGCGAAGGTTCGATTCATTTATCGCCCTGATGACCTCAAGATCCGTCACACCAAAACACTCGCAGACGACTTCTCCTTCCGCCATGGGCAGGATCATGCCACGATAATCAGCAATGGCAGCTTCCAGAGCTTCACGTCCCATGACCGAACAGTGCATTTTTTCCTTAGGCAGGCCACCGAGAGCATTGGCAATATCCTCATTAGTAACCTTGGAAGCCTCTTCCACCGACATACCGATAACCATTTCAGTTAACACTGAAGATGATGCGATAGCACTTGCACATCCGAAGGTTTTGAATTTGGCATCTGTAATTATTTCGTTCTCATCTATTTTTAAAGTCAGCTTCAATGCATCACCACAGGCAAGTGAACCCACATCACCTGTACCATCAGCATTTTCAAGTTCACCGACATTTTGAGGGTTCAGAAAATGGTGTTGAACCTTATCAGTATATTCCCACATAAATCTCTCCCGAAACTATTATAACTTTATCTGAAAATCCTGCCTCGACTAGTATTTCTGCCGCAGTCCGATCTTCATTTGCTTTCTGCCGCCGAGCCATTTGTTCCAGCCTTGCTGGCTTATTTTTCTGCTACAAGCTGACAATAATACCTGAAAAGCAAAATGCAACCACATTGTAGCCCTGTTAACAGCAGGATATCTACAATAAACCGATTTCTTCCAGCATTTTCCCGGCTGTCTGAACAAGATCGCTGGTTCCGCTATCCGTTCGTGATTCGACATAAAACCGCACCTTCGGTTCCGTTCCCGATGGCCGTATCATTAACCAGGAACCGTCATCAAAAATCATCTTACGACCGTCTATTGTAATAACATCTACAATTTGCCTGGTGCGGCTGCCAACTGAAACAGAACTTCCCACAGAGTATTTCTCAAGCCCCTTGAGAAGATTCAACAGCTCCTCTCCCTGTACACTGACCGCAATTCCATCACGTGCCGGGAAATAGCTACCGTACTCCTGCTCAAGATCCTGCAGATATTCTCCAAGATTTTTCCCCGTTGTCAACATCATTTCCAACGCCAGAAATAAACCAATATAGGCATCTTTTTCCGGAGTATGACCAATTATTGTAATACCGTCCGATTCCTCAAAACAGACCAGTGCTTTACCGATGACAGATTTAAAATTCTTAAACCCAACCGCAGGTTCAAAGACCTCCTCCCCAAGAATATCGGCTATCCGGTTTGCAAAATTCGATGTGGCAACCGTTTTGGCAACAATCCCCTTTTTCCCTTTATATTCGTGAAGAAAATGGAAGGCCATGGCACCGAACTGGTTCATACTGATCTCGAAATTTCCATCTGTAAAACGTATCCTGTCACCATCTGGATCGATAATACAACCAAGCCTGAATAATTCCTTTTTTTCCCGAAGCAGGTTAAACACTCCACGCATATTGGCAGAAGAAGGTTCCGGAGCTACTCCCCCGAATGTAACATCACTGTCCTCTCTCAGTACGGTGAGCGACTCCTTGGAAGTATTTTCAAAAAGCTCCCTTATATGAAGACGACTGGCACCATGTACACAGTCAACGGCAACGGCAACATCCTTTTTCTGCAAAAACCTGGTTACACATTTTTTCAGGTCCAGACCATGAACAGTACTGTTCCTCTGCACCATTTTCTTCCATAACCCCAGGGAATCAATGCATGTGACAGTATCCAAATCTATCTGCGCATGTATCTCATCTCCATTCCTGTAGAATGCAGAATCATCTTTTAAAATAATTCTGCTGGAGTTTTCTGTAATTCTCTCTGTCAGTAGAGGTGCTGCAGGACCGGCATCCGCACCGTTAAACTTATAGCCCCCATATTCAAGAGGATTATGTGAAGGAGTCAGATTAATGGAAAAGGCTGCATCACATTCAAGAACTGCAGCAGAAAGAACTCCTGTTGTGGACTCGCCCGCATAATAGATTGTGAACCCGGCACCAGCCAGGATATGCATTACACAGCCGGCAAGGTATTCACCTCCGAACCGGTTATCAAAACCAACGACACACCCACGCTTCAAGGCTTCAGAAAAACTGCTGACCCCAAGAAATGGAATAAACTCTTTTTCCCTGTCAACAGCTTGGAAAAGCTCAACTATGGCCGCGGTAACGCAGCAGACGGAATGTGCAAACACATCTTTTCCAAGCCGTCCACGCCACCCGGATGTCCCAAATTTTATTGTTTCTGCCGGGCTATTCCTGTTTTCCCTGATTTCCTGCGCCAGCAGGTCATAGGCCAGCTTTATCGGCTCCTCCCACCTCTCTCCCTCACTGTTTTTATTGGCAACAAGCTTTTTGATAAGGGTTAAATAATCACTTGCAACATGGTCTCCAGTGACGATATATTGTTCAAACAATTCCCTGGCATGAGGCGGAATTCTCTGTTTTTGTGGTTTTGACATAAGAACCTTTTCCCTTTAATCCTGCTCAATGGTTTTTGCCTCATCAATCAGCATGATCGGAATACCATCCCGTATTTCATAGAGGAGTTTACATTTTTCACACAAAATGCCTTCGTCCTCCTGTAATTTTACAGCACCCTTGCATTTGGGGCATGCGAGAATTTCCAGTAAATCCTTGTTGATTGTTTCCATAATATCCTGTCTATTCATAACAACCCGGTAAAAATGGTAAATTGCGGGGCTGCAGCTTAATATTGTTGTCTCTTTCCGACCAATCTGCTATGTACCAGAGTCCGGGCCCCGGCATCTGTTCCAAAAGGAATACTGTATCCGAAAATCGTTTGCAATAAGAAAGGTATGTCTTCACATCAACCATTTAAAACAGAAACCAGATTGGCTCTTCATCGGGTCGGAATCATAACCAAGAAAAATGATACTCCGGCACGGGACTATGCCTTAACCCTTACAACCTGGCTTGAAAAGAAACAAATCAGTGTAACGGTCAACCAGATTACACCAATTCTTGATCTTATAATTGTCCTTGGTGGAGATGGCACTCTGCTTCATATTGCGGAACAGGCCGCCAGATATTCTATTCCCGTGCTCGGTATAAACCTTGGTCATCTCGGATTTCTCACGGAATTGACGGAAAATGAAACAGTTGATGCCCTCGAACACATCCTCTGTCATACGGTTATAATAGAAAACAGGCTCATGCTCAAATCAAGGCTTATCCGAAATGATATTGCGGAAAAATACAGATTCGCCCTCAACGAGGTGGTAGTCAACAAACAGGTCAACGACAGACTGCTCAACCTGTCAGCAACAGCGGATGGAGATTATATCGCCACCTACAGGGCGGACGGCCTGATTTTTTCTTCACCAACCGGCTCAACCGCCTACAATCTTTCTGCGGGTGGCCCGCTCGTCCATCCTGAACTTGCTACCATCCTTGTCACCCCCATATGTCCCTTTATGCTTGGATCAAGACCCATCATACTTCCTGCGTCCAAGGTCATCCGCACACGTTTCGATGCCAGGAACGATGGTGAAAACGCCCAGGTGATCATTGATGGACAACCCGTGTGGGCCATGAAAAACAACGACATTCTGGAAATTGAAACAGCAGAACACCCCCTGAAACTGATAGTCTCCTCAAAACGAAACTATTTTACCATCCTCAGAAACAAGTTGAACTGGGGTAACCCCGGTTTATTTCTTCTTTTTTATACCGTACTTTTTCATTTTGTATTGAAGCAGACTCTTGGTAATGCCCAGTTTTTCTGCAGCCCGTGCCTGAATATTTTCGGTCTCCGCAAGGGCTCTCTTCAGCATCTTTTCCTCAATGGTGTAAAGCACTTCATTCAATGTCAGTTCATCAGGGATAAGCTGATTGATATCAACATCTTTTTCCCAGGCCGATTTTTTCTCCATGTAGAGGCTGTCCGGCTGCACATCTTCCGCTTCAATCACGTCTCCGCTGCAGAGAATGGCCGCCCGTTCGATGGTATTTTCAAGCTCTCGGATATTACCCTCCCAGGGGAGTTTCATCAACAGGGCCATTGCAGAGGGGGATATTTTCAACTCTGATCTGTTTAAGGATTTTTTGAATCTTTCCATAAAAAACTCCACCAGAAGTTTCATATCATCCATCCGCTCCCTGAGAGCAGGGAGATTGACCGGGATGACATTCAGGCGATAAAACAGATCTTCACGGAACCGACCTGAAGCAACTTCTTCCCGGAGATCCCTGTTTGAAGCACTGAGGATACGTACATCGACTTCCAGGGTTTTCCCCCCACCAACCCTTTCAAATTTCCTTTCCTGAAGTACCCTGAGAAGTTTTGACTGCAGTGGCAGTGGAATTTCGCCCACTTCATCAAGAAAAAGTGTCCCCCGGTGTGCCAGTTCGAACCGACCTTTGCGCATGGCCACCGCTCCAGTGAAAGCACCCTTCTCGTGCCCGAACAACTCACTTTCCAGAAGACCCTCGGAGAGAGCCGCACAGTTTACGGCAATAAAAGGTTCGGCCTCCCTGGGGCTGTGCATATGAATTGCCTTTGCCACCAATTCCTTGCCGGTGCCGCTTTCACCTGTGATGAGTACGGAGGCGTCGGTAGGAGCTACCTTTTCAATCAGTTTGTATACAGCAAGCATTTTGGGATTTTTACCAACCATACCACCAAACCCTGCCCGTCCCCTTATCTCATCACGGAGACGCGTATTTTCGCGAAGAATGGAATAGTGATGCGCTGCTTTACGCAGGTTGACAATAAGCTCATCATTGGAAAACGGTTTTGCCAGATAACTGAATGCACCAGCCTGCATCGCTTCAACCGCTCTGTCCACTTCGGCAAATGCAGTGACTACAATGACGGGCAGATTGGGCCGTTTCTCCTTGATTTTCAGCATGAACTGCAATCCGTTCATTCCGGGCATCTGCATGTCTGTCACAACGACATCAAGATCAACGTCCTGAACAATTCCCAACCCCTCTTCACCGCCTGAACCTGTAAAAACCTCAAACCCCTCGTCCCGCAGCAACTCAGAAAGAACAACAAGATAATTCGGTTCATCATCAACAATAAGAATTGAATGCATACTCATATCTACTTATCAAAGGTTATAAAAATTCTGGTTTTTTCCGTTAGTGTGAATCCATAACGACTGTATACTGCTCTGTGAACAGCGGTTCACCGATCCAGAATCCTTTTTTTCAATCCAGCCAGTACACTGGAGGGAACAGTTACATTTTTTCCACCTGCCAGGGTTGTACCGGGCCGCATATCTCCATGGTAGTCACTCCCACCACTGACCACCAGACTGTATCGCTCAACAAACTGTAAAAGGGTGGCTCGATTTTTTTTTGAATGGGTCGGATAGTACAGCTCCAGACCATCCAGCCCCTGGTCAACAAGCTTGCCGATGACAGAATTCAATTCCAGCCCCTTTTTGACAAGCTGCATGGGATGGGCAAGAACAGCAACCCCACCGGCCTGATGAATTAAATTCAGCACTTCGTCTGCGGAAAAAACAAACCGTCGGACATAGGCACAGCCATCATCACCAAGATACCTGCCGAATGCCTCATCAATATTCGCCACCAGTCCCTTGTTTATCAGAACCTTTGCAATATGAGGCCTTCCGGTCTGGCCGATTTGTGAAACATCCGCAATTTCTTCTTCCTGGAGATGGATTCCTTGTTTCTCAAGAAGCTGTAGAATTTTTCTGTTCCTCTCGATCCTTGCCTTCTGCAACCTTTCAATTGCCCCAAGAAAAACTTCATTTTGCATATCAAAGAGGTATCCGAGGATATGAACAGTTGTTTTACCGTATATGGCACTGATTTCAATTCCGGAAATGACTTCCAGATCAAGCTTTCGACCCAACCGGACAGCCTCTCTTACACCATCCACCGTGTCGTGATCCGTCAGCGCAACCGCCTCCAACCCCTTTTTCTTCGCATAAACAAGTAATTCCTCCGGACTCATTGTACCATCTGAATACCTGGAGTGTATATGTAGATCTATGGACATATTTTTCTTTACTTTTCCCTTTTTTGTCCGATAAAGTGTTCATACAGTCTACACTCACCCGGAGAATTATATGCACTTTTGGCACGTTATTCTAATTTCGGTTCTGCTGTTTGCCGGTTGTTCCTCAAGAATTCCAGAACCCGTCGATTATCCTTACTCCCAGCAGCAAAAAATGCAGTCTTCCCAACACTGGGAAATTCTGGCCAGGGATCTTGCAAACAGAATCAACAACCAGCTGATCATTACCGACAATATCCAGAGCGCCGTCTATGTTGAACCCACCTGCGGTGACGAATCAACGCCCTGTGCCCCAAACGAAACAAGCAGCTTCAATGAAGCATTCCGTGACCTGCTCATAACCAATCTTTTTGACTATGGTATCCCAACCCGTAATCAAATGAAAGAGGATACTATTTCCATACAATATAAGGTACAGATTGTAAGGCACAACAGTGACAGGACCAGAACACTTCAACCGGGTGTGCTGACAGCAATTTCCTCCGCTATTGTTGTCCTCAGAAATGCACCGAGCAACCTGGTTTTGCTCGCTTCAGGAGTTGCAGCAGACATTGCCAATACTACTTTCACTACAAATGGTCACTATGAGATCATCATAACGACATCAATGGTTAAAGATGAAAAATACCTGTTCAGAGCATCAGATATTTACTATATAAACGATGAAGATTTCTACCATTACCAGGAATCGAACGGTCTGAAGACAAAAATAATCCCTTTTTCCGGCACCACAAGGGAGCACAAACCTGAAACAGTCACCCCTGAAAACAGTTTAAACAAAAAAGAGACCTGATTACGTATCAAAACCCTGTATGACACTTATGAGCTTGGAGATATGCATGTTTTACCGGGCATATCTCCAGCAAGGCTGGTTTTCATGGGCCATCGGAAAAAAGATAATCAATGTTTAAAAAAACTCAGATCAGCATGGAACATATAAGAGCCTGTTTCATCAATTCAGGCAGTCACCTCTGCAAACACTGGTTCTTTGTTTCCCTGACACTGTTTTCTCTTATTTCTTTTATTACAGGCTGTTCTTCTTTTAATGGCACACCTCTTGAAAAATACCTTGGTGCCGACACCAACCTCATTACCTTTTCCTATACCATTGCCGATAATCTTGTTCAGCGGGCAAATCCTCCACTGGTCCCTCACCATCCGGATATGCCGGTTCTTGTCACGACTGTTGTGGATAACAATAATCTCAAAAGAACATCCAGATTCGGCAGAATTCTCCAGGAACATATTGCCTCGAGATTCGTGCAGCGGGGATACACCGTAAAAGAAATAAAACTTGCCTCCACTCTGAAGATAATACCCGGCTCAGGTGAAACTATTCTCACCAGAAATCTATCCCTCCTGGAGGGGAGTAGCAGTGCTCAGGCCATCTTTGTCGGAACATTTTCGTACACCCAAACAACCATGTATATATCAGTGCGGCTCATTAATCCCGTCAACAACAATATCATCGCTACAGACGACTACCAGCTTCCCATGGATGACAATATTCTCGCCATGTTTGGTCTCCAGCGCCTTGATAGTCAGGATGACATGATTGAAGAACCCCCAAGACCTTTTTTAAATTCCGTTTTCAACTGATTTTTTCCCGTTAAAAACTCAGCACAACAGTTCTTTCATCGGCTGAGTTTCATACAATAAATTTATTAATTACATAGACCAATGCGACTGCAAAATAAATATGCGCTTATTCCGGGTGCTTCACGACCGATAGGCCGGGCTGTGGCAAGAAAATTTGCCAAAGAAGGGGCCTTTCTCTTTTTGCCATATTATGACTGGCCGGATTCCACCCGCGAAATGGAAGAAGAATTTACTTCCGCCGGTTATTCATTTTTCTCCTGCCAGGTTGATCTGCGAAACATAAAAGAGGTGAAAAAACTCGTTTCAGAAATAAAAAAGAGAACAGCCACACTCGATTTTCTCATCAATAACATCGAAAGGGGTGGAATGCCGGTCGTCCACGGTAGTTATGACCGCCCCCACAACAGTAATCAATGGGATACTGAGGTTGACACAACGCTTAAGGCAAAATGGCTGCTCTATCATCATTGCCTTCCACTTCTCCAGCACAGTTCATGTGGTTCTGTCCTCAATATCTCCTCAATAGCCGCCATAACCGGAAGAAGCGGGCCTGGAGGTCTTTTTTTTAATGACGGTTACAGTGCAGCTAATCATGCAATCGGTTCGTTAACCAAAACATGGGCCAGGGAGTTGAGTCCGAGGGGAAGAGTGAACGAACTGATGCTAGGACTAGTCGAATCCCGCCATGGGCCGGGTACACGAGGATGGCAGGTATTGACGGAAGAGGAGCAAAACAACCTGAGAGAACATATTCTCCTTAATCGTTTCGGTACTCCTGAAGAAGTGGCTGAATTGGCTTTTTTTCTGGCAGTGGAAGCAACGTATTTAACCGGAACAATAATACCCATGGATGGTGGTTTTTCCCTGGGAGGAGATTCGATTCAGCCAATGCCTGAAGGAGTTCTTTCCTGACAGAACAGGTATACCTCCCATCCAGCAGGTATTTCATAGATAGTCAGCTACGAGGATGTGTCTGTTTCTTCCAGCAATTTTTTAAGAGAAACATTTTCAAATCGCCCATTTCTATACAGTCTGATTGATTCAGTACTATTTTTCAACAGCCCCCTTTTCTTAATTCTATCTCCACATCCAAGAAGCCCAAGCGTCCATATTGCAAGAGCCACAACATGCGGATCCGTGGATTCAAGATATGGCGTGACATCATCAACTATTTTTTTTCGCGCCATTTCCTCCCCATGCAACTGACACAGTCTGGCAACCCCCCAGAGCAATCCCCGCTGCAACATAGGCAACTCCAGATAATTCCCGTCCTGGTGAAGCTCTTTACCGTCCTTCCTCATGTAGGATATCAGCATATGAAGATACTCATCTCTCAGGAGAGGGGAGTAACACATGATTTCCGCCATTGCTTCCGGGCATCCCCAACCGAT
The DNA window shown above is from Desulfomarina profundi and carries:
- a CDS encoding FlgO family outer membrane protein encodes the protein MFKKTQISMEHIRACFINSGSHLCKHWFFVSLTLFSLISFITGCSSFNGTPLEKYLGADTNLITFSYTIADNLVQRANPPLVPHHPDMPVLVTTVVDNNNLKRTSRFGRILQEHIASRFVQRGYTVKEIKLASTLKIIPGSGETILTRNLSLLEGSSSAQAIFVGTFSYTQTTMYISVRLINPVNNNIIATDDYQLPMDDNILAMFGLQRLDSQDDMIEEPPRPFLNSVFN
- a CDS encoding SDR family oxidoreductase, which gives rise to MRLQNKYALIPGASRPIGRAVARKFAKEGAFLFLPYYDWPDSTREMEEEFTSAGYSFFSCQVDLRNIKEVKKLVSEIKKRTATLDFLINNIERGGMPVVHGSYDRPHNSNQWDTEVDTTLKAKWLLYHHCLPLLQHSSCGSVLNISSIAAITGRSGPGGLFFNDGYSAANHAIGSLTKTWARELSPRGRVNELMLGLVESRHGPGTRGWQVLTEEEQNNLREHILLNRFGTPEEVAELAFFLAVEATYLTGTIIPMDGGFSLGGDSIQPMPEGVLS
- a CDS encoding DVU0298 family protein, yielding MGRRKLKALVFSLLAHGSPEEIFRFSEEVPAYILIHYLFLALCHPDEQVRWNSVHCFGRIVPRLAEEDPEEARVVMRRFLWSLNDESGGIGWGCPEAMAEIMCYSPLLRDEYLHMLISYMRKDGKELHQDGNYLELPMLQRGLLWGVARLCQLHGEEMARKKIVDDVTPYLESTDPHVVALAIWTLGLLGCGDRIKKRGLLKNSTESIRLYRNGRFENVSLKKLLEETDTSS